The Ricinus communis isolate WT05 ecotype wild-type chromosome 8, ASM1957865v1, whole genome shotgun sequence sequence CTTATGAACAAGGTACTTGCTGCTTACCTTGAtcaatttgttgttgtttatCTCGATGACATTGTTGGGTATAACAACACTTTGGAGGAGCACGTAGAGCATCTAAGGTTAGTGTTCAAAACCTTGTGGGATAACGAGCTCTACGTCAAGAAGGAGAAATGCTCATTTGCCCAACGAGAGGTGGCATTCCTTGGGCATATCGTTGGCGATGGAAAGTTAAGGATGTATGGTTCAAAGGTGAAGGCCATCCAAGATTGGGAGCCGCTAACCAAGGTGACCGAGTAGAGATCTTTCCTTGGTTTGGTGaatgatgtgcgtaaaatacacatatctaaatgaggtttttaaaattaattttatgaacatttggatgtgaattggtcccaacactcaccctatgcatctgtttgtgtgcattaggtccaaaagaagttaaagaatgataaagggaagaattggagcataattggacgtcgaagctgccgaaacaagctaagtatgcgcatgaggaagctgaacatggccgtattggtttcaacactggccgtgttcccaacacggccgtgttgggtgcatcaaacatcaatgaaaaaaaattttagggagcacgaccacaaagagtaacacgggcataaacactagcccatgttgggaacatgggcatcaacacggccgtattggcggcgacagggggaattaattaaaagaaagaagagaggaaagaaagaaaaggagagcgggggagaacatcccaaaccctaatatttctctctctaagggttttctgagttggaaccaaagaaaaaggagacttggatcaaggtttcaatcggattcccttcaagaattgaagattgggcgaggttcgttgattagctttcaaatcgagcaaaaagaccaagaatcgattcaattcgagcaagaggaattggggttgtttactctcatccaagggtgtaatcgggttttctatacctttactcattattgtaattgaattcttatgtattttgataatgaacatgattagctagattgattaaatccattaggatttctttactatgttggcttagtattatattgttggattgtttgggttagttttgtattcttcttgctttcagtattaataagataatgcattattcatgagacgttgtgaattgtgtgtttagattgctttgtgtgattgagaagtccatttggcaattggaattttgaatagcaagaactggtcaataatcgcttagagataaggataattaactagccggattaagaattaacaaagcttaatagaggcggattaaagcttaatgctaatttaagaatcaatcgttaggaagagattcaaactttaggttattaggtttaggaattcggttatctcgagagagaagccgaattcggttaagaattcatccacagGTACCATAATTAGattcaccaatcctttatcttttgtttgattgccaactagtttaggttctctttgtgtttgctttcttgtcttggttattttagttatcaattactcctgcatctcccttagaacttagcttgtagctattagttagtttagaaattattcatcactcattttaggttaatataacaaagaataaaagagtaactctaggctttcactttcccaaggaatacgaccttgatactagGCATTAGTGCCagactacatcgataggtacactgccttagattgtagctaacacaagtagcacacatcagtGAACTATTATCGAAGGTTCATAAAGGGCTATTCTTCCATTGCCACTCCTTTGACGGATCAATTAAAGAAGGGTCGTGCTTGGGATTGGTCTACGAAGTGCCAACAAGCCTTTGAAGGGCTAAAGAAGGCCATCATGGAGGAGACGGTCTTAGCACTTCCCAACCATACGAAGGCATTCGAAATCCACACAGATGATTCCGACTCTGCTATTAGTAGAGTAGTTATACAAGAGGGGCATCCAATAGCCTTTGAAAGCAGGAAGCTGAATGACACCGAAAAAAAGTATACGGTGCAAGAGAAAGAGATGACCGCTATAATGCATTGCTTGCGAACGTGGATGCACTGCTTGCTTGGGAGCAAGTTTGTTGTCAAGACCGACAACGTTACCACTAGCTACTTTTAAATGCAAAAGAAGCTCACACCGAAGCAAGCTAGGTGGCAAGACTTTCTTGCGGAATTCGACTACGTCATGGAGTACAAGTCAGGTAAAGTAAACCTTGTTGCTGATGCACTAAGTAGAAAATGGGAGCTTGCCAATATAAGCTGCCCTACATGCAACCTGGTGGAGCGCATCAAGAAAGGGCTAAAGCATGATCCTATGGCCAAGAACTTCCTTACTTTTGTTCGAGAAGGCAAGACTCGAAGACTTTGGCTAGAAGGAGGCTATACGTGTCGGTCCATGACAATCTTATGAAGGAGATAATTAGAGAGTGCTATGATAGCAAGTGGGCGGGTCATCCAGGCATACAACGCATGATGGCACTTGTGGAGAATGCCTACTATTGGCCTCGCATGAGGGAAGATGTGGAGGCCTACGTGAGGACTTGTCTTGTTTGCCAATAAGACAAGATGGAGCAACAAGCCCCGAGTGGTTTGCTAAAGCCACTCCCTATTCCTGGGAGACCATGGGAAAGTGTCTCCATGGATTTTATCGTGGGGCTTCCTTTATCTGAAGGTTGTGCATGGATCTTCGTGGTGGTGGATCGATTCTCGAAATATGGCATCTTCATTCCCGCTCCAAAGGCCGTCACCGCCGAAGAAGCTGCTCGTCTTTTCATGAAGCATGTGGTGAAGTATTGGGGTGTGCCAAGATCGATAGTAAACGATCGAGATACTCGCTTCACGGGTCATTTTTGGACAGAGTTGTTCAAGTTATTAGGCACCGACCTCAGGTTCTCTACAAGCATGCACCCCCAAACCTTTGAACTATATTTAAGGCACTATGTGAGTGCCAACCAACGAGATTGGGCTAAGTTGCTTGATGTTGCCCAATTCTCTTACAACTTGCAAAGAAGCTAGTCTACAGGCAAGAGTCCATTCGAGATAGTTACGGGTCAACAGCCCTACATACCAAGCACTCTTACCATGGATTGGTCAAGCCGAAGTCCACCCGCCTTCAAGCTTGCGAAGGAATGGAAGGAGCAAGCCGACGTTGCTCGAGCCTACTTGGAAAAGGCGTCCAAGAGAATGAAGAAGTGGGCGGACAAGAAGAGGAGACCAATGGAGTTCAAAGAAGCGGACAAGGTGCTTGTCAAGCTATACTTGCATGGCAAAGCCGACGGACTTCATTGGGGACTCAGGAGAAGGTACGATGGACCTTTCTCCATTATCAAACGTGTGGGTAAGGTAGCGTACAAGATAGAACTTCCACAAGGCATCAAGATCCATCCTGTCTTTCATGTGAGCATGCTGAAGCCTTATAGGGAGGATTGCGATGATTTGAGCCGAGGTAAGTCTAAAAGAGCTACTTTGAATGTACGGGCTCAGTATGATAAAGTGGTGGACTACATCATCTCCTATCGTAAGGTGCCACAATCCAACCAACCTCCAATGACGAGTTTCTTATCAAGTGAAAGGGACTTCCCGAAAGTGAGGCAAGTTGGGAGCCAATTCGTGACTTGTGGCAATTCGAAGAGCAAATCAAAGCTTACGAGGAGAAGGCAACAGGGGCGTTGCCAGATTAGGTGGGGGAGAATGTCACACCGTGGAGCTTCAAATCCAAAATTTTTTACCGATAGTGCTAGAGTAATGCGAAATTCTCCGAAACACTCTGGACTAGTATAGAATTCTCTAGAACTCTCTAGAAAGGTGTAGAACCTTCTAGAAGACTCTAGAATAGTCTAGAGCTTTATAGAACAATCTAGAAGGACGTAGATacttctagaatattctagaaggGTGTAGATACttctagaacattctagaagGGATGGGATAATTCTCGTATATACTATAATactctagaatattctagacacGTGTAGGctattctagaatattctagactTGTATGGACATAAGTAGTATTCTAGGACAGTCTTTTAAGGAGGTGGGATGGTGGCCATCCATGCCTATGAATACCCCCTCCATGCTTCATTTGTAACATATAGAGAAAGATATAGAGATATAGAGAAAGAGATAGAGATAGAGAACTAAGCAATATAAGCTTACACTTCCAAAACTCTTGTGCTCTCTTTGTGCCACTTTCTTAAGCTTACTTCCGTTTGCATAATTGCTGCCATTTTGCCGAGTTTGGCATCCAAGGGAAAGCTGACTAGCAATCTTGACTTCGGAGAAATCAAGTGAGCTAGGCCGCACGTGGGCAAAGTTTGGggataaaaaaaaactcacgTGACATAAGGGAAAGGAGAGGTTTGCTAGCAATGATGATAGGGCTGCAAACACAAAGGTGTTTGTTAATGCCAAATCAGCTCGTTCACCACCATTAGTGGAAGACTGAAGGCTCACCAGTGATGGCTTGCTGTTTATGCTGGTTAGATTGAagcttttatcttttgttgaTTATGCTTCCAAAAAAACCAAGGGAGAGTATAAATACATACCCTATAGTTTGATACATTTTCATATGTGGTGGTTTTTATGATAAGGAGATACCATATAGTTTCAGCAAATATGGGCAAAAATAACTTACACTATTTTAGTATAAATCTTATTTGGCAGAATGCATATTTAAACATTTGAATTTTGGTCATTTTTAGTCACTCTAATACTTTAACTTAATAAACAcctaaattctatttttgtaaCCTTATAAATACATTTACTTTTCGATTTAATCTAACAAACacatttactttattttatgataatatttgtatatttataagtagtCTACTTGGATGTATTGAATGAAAGCCGcatgttaaaaattatttaaatatcataaaaaaacaaattgagGTGTCTATTAAGTTATTTCAAAAGTAAAAGTGTTAAAATAACCAAATAGATAAGGTTTAGGTATCCAAATATGTATTTGgccaaatttttttctttctatttgctaataatataaaccGCAAGATATTTTTTATCCAAAAAATATGGTCGTATGGTACTATATTATTGAAGAAATTTCATGCCCCGtcattttttgttataaaatcttatttatatgattttttaaattatatttatattattttattatgaattataaaaaatcaattatatgagatcaatttaaaataatttattatttaataaattttaataaagataatattgtcaaaataaataaaaaaaattaaattaattattaactgataagaaaaaaactctaaaatagagTTAATACAACCGACAACTAATTCAGACTAAATCAAGTATCAGTTgctgattattaattattaccaAATGATTTAATGTAATAGTTCAATGAGAAATAACTATCAGCTGCACAAAACTTTTGAATTAAATCCTATCTAAGATGATACTAAAATGATACCATTCTTTAAAAATACATACTAAACTTACATTATAACATACCAAATACCAAGATATAGCTAAATTACACGaagataattttagaataaaaagaaaactgatAAGGGTGCCACCATTAGATTCTTGGTGGGAGAGCTCTATATGGAGCGAGAACTTAAGTTTGAACTTCCATTTCACCCTCCcgatgattaaaaaaaataaatttaaaagttccaagaagaataataattttgtgtttataaccgttatttaatatgataatgaaAAAATGGACAGAGACGAGTGTTAAAATTATGTTGTACTAATtttgttagaaaaaattatactaaaaaaaaattataaaagtatcTACATGCATTCTTTATGGATGTCagactatttattttaaagagccatactataaaataataatttaatatattttttattttttaaatataaattagagaGTTGATTTGACTCTCTATATATTGAGAGCCAAATTtcattctctattttatatttgataaatgcACTACAACTTTCTATGCACTTGAGTAGTTGACTTttgtatttcttatttttctattggtaaaaattaaaagaaaaaataaagagaaattaaaataactaatatttattgcaataatattaaaataaaaataaaatatataaagtcaattagacttaaataaaatattttactatttatatttaaatatttattaagatatttttattataaaaattatattctttaaaataaaaagcatcGTTAAACATCTTCTAatgtagtttaaaaataagatcagacaaacaaattttttagcttcataaatataaaaataaaaatcaagattttaaattgtaaaaacaaaatttgtaacgtatatatatatatatatatatatatatatatatatatatatatatatatatatatatagtatacgTGTGtgtaaaaatacatatattattagatCTTTCATACAGTAATTGTAATACTTGTACTGTTTTAGGCTTTTAAGTCTTTTTAAtgccaatttttcttttcattaataaaaattagtaataagTTTCATTTCTCTTTGTTCATAACATGgagtttttataaaaaacaataatagtaacaataataagattttcaatcaattaaagggttttatttcatttctattctttttatctCTTCATTACCCTGTTTtgatttccttctttttcccTTCACATTTAGTGCACTAAACAAAGCGTTAATTTGAGCTGTATACAAGAATCACTTTTTCAAACTTGGCGGGGGTTTTCAATAATTTGACGCTCAAAACCCTATATCCCGACAATTTCCCATTTTTCAGATTAGAGTTTTACACAGAGACAGTCACAGTCACATTCAAACTGGCTCATTCTGATGCAATTCATAGACATGAAAGCCATGAAATCGCTCTACAATCACAAAACCCTCTTCTTCTCATACCCAATAAAAGCCCCTAACCAGCATTGCTCCTTTCATTTCCGTTCCCCCCAATTCCACTCCACCGCCCTTCGTTTCTTGGCTGGAGGCTCCGTGGATCCCTCCACAGGCTCCGACTCTAGCGATAAAACTCAAAATGCCCCTCAAGTTTGGAGTTTTTACAATCCACTCACGTCAACAATTGAGACGCAAAGGAGCACGAATAACAGCAACAGTAGCAACAACAAAAACGATCAAGAATCGGTACCAGGTTTGTCAAATCTCAAAATTAGGGTTTCAGATAATGAAAGTGAGATATTGAATAATAGAGACATTAACAAAATGGGGTTAACGAGGTACAGTAATGAAAATGAggaattgataaatgaaaagagataCGCAAGTTTAAAGAAAGCTGATTTAGTTGATAATATTGTgagcaataataatagaaagaaGGGCAGAAGTAAAGTGATTTATGTTTGTGAAAGTTGTGGGAATGAAGATGGGCAGTGGTGGGGGATTTGTAGAAGTTGTGGGAAGGCTGGAACGATGAAGCAATTTTCAGATAGGGATGATAGGAGTGGGAACAGTAGAGTTAGTGGTGCTGAGGTTACAGAAAATATGGTGAGGTCTTGGTTACCGCAGAAGGTTAGCCAGACGCAACCATTGAGGTTGAAAGATGTTAATCAGAGGATGAATCAGTTGAATTGGAGGATTCCTTTGTAAGTAATTTCTATGTTTTTgttcaattagaaaaattgaGAATGCTCGAATATATGTGTCATGTGACgcacatttttttaatatgctttGTTGTCTTGGAAACTATGATCATatttattactaatttaataaataatttgttgGCTGTAGGATTATGTTCTAGTTAATGAGAATCAGAGGACCAGTAAATTGGATTGGCAATTCGGAATATCATCTATTTTGAGCAGAATGTGTGCTAAAGCTGAGATAGCATCTTATCACTGCCTAGGAGTTCCcattattagtttcttgggaTTTACCAGACAATCTTGCCACtaaatctctttttttattgagaACTCTTTCGTCTAATTCCATCCATGCATTTGGAAATTATTGCCAGATCATTATATGCTTTGTGGGCGTACATCCATATTTCTTAGGCCTGACAGTAACACTAAGGTGTTTGCCAATAAATGCAATTTGCTCGTTCATTTCAGCAACTTATTACACAATTTATAGCTGGTCCTATATAGTTGAGTTAGAATCCATTGCATGCTTTATTTAGAAGAATATGAATAGATGTTTTGTGTCATGTCATATAAGTTTGTGGATTGTGTTCAGACCTGGACTGTTTGGAAGTGAAGTTGCCAGGGTGCTTGGTGGTGGCGTCGTTCCAGGTTTGTGCAGATTCACTTTTTGATGTTTCTACATGATTCCAGTTTGAAGATATTGCCTTGTGGAATGACTTCTTTAGTTTTCTGATTCTTAATCAGCTTGAAGTTTTCAGGAATAGTGcattataatattgaaatagGAACTCTAGGTTTTAGTTTatgctaattaattttttttcttgttataTTAACAATCTGAAATTATCTCGTTAACATATGATTGGAGGTTTGCAGCTATGCAAGAAGCCAAATAATTCCACACCTAAAAGTTACAATTCTAGGACGATATTTTAGTCTTCATTTTACTAAGCgtgcatttattttattaaatctatagttttattaattttagtaatacAGTAAAAACTCTCTAAAATAATACTCTATATAGGAATAATTTCTACATGGTTATAGAAAACTTCGGTCCGAATTTGGGCCAATATAgtaataagttataaattttttaagcctcatcttaagaaaaagatatttgtatatatgttcttaaaaaagaaattttgctatgtttttttttattatattattgttttgttgcttcaatcttatttgtataatatgacaaaatattaatatttcttatcTCTGGTTGTTATCATTTTactaacaaaattaagtattaaatcaaaagaaaaatattagtacTTAAACCTCCGTTAAATTATAACCTCCTCATATTTGGTCCCAAGTGTATGAGTATAAAGAGGTTTTACTGTATAGATTATGTGGGATGTGAACGATTCTTGTTGAGTTGATGATTGATGTTATTTTCAGTTAATGATAAAGCTTTTTTGTAGTTTCATTAACAAACACCAACTGTTATATTTATTGGAATGTTTACATGTTAAAACTCATAAGAAGTCCTTGTGTTATCTATAAGGACAATAAGATACTCTTATAGATCAAATTAACTTTAATCAACTGGGGCAAAAGAAAGCTTGATGTCATTTAAATAATACATGTTTGCTTGATTTCAagtgatttaaattttataagaccGTAGAATGACACTTAAGGCTCCATTTGATCACTAGGAAACAAAGACCAAGAAGGTGTATTAGTGCTtcagtttcaattttttgGAGATATTGTTACACTGGAATGAATGTCATTATTTATGATGCAAGATACCAAAAATGAACCGAGTTTTTATCTGAGAGACTCATAATGATATAAAAGACAATTCCATTCTCATTGCCCATCATAACAAGAACGACGTTAGTCTTTAATGTCTTATTTTGTCCAGATGGATATGAGATTTGGATATCAAACCCATGTTCTATCTTGAATGTTAGGTTTGGTTGATTATATTGTCTTTGCCCCATTTATTTTGTCTGGCAAGTGCttcatttttatgttttgatCTACAATTGTTTTATAAGAAATGGATTACTTTACCTCGTCATATTTTCATACCTTTTGCATTTTGAAGGTTCTCTAATTTTAATTGGTGGTGATCCTGGAGTTGGCAAGAGTACACTGTTATTGCAGGTATGAATTGCTTTTGATACGTCTGGTCTATTGTGCTTTCATTTTGTGGAATATTTTGACTCTATTCCTTTGACATGATTTGCTTCCACACTTCGGTTTGATTTGTAATTGTCTTTTTCTTCACTCTCCTATTCCTCTATAAATGTTGGTTTCTCATAACTCCTTAATACTTGAAGGTTGCTGCAATAATAGCTGAAGGACAGGATGTTGGTAAACGAGATCCAGTTGTGTATGTCTCTGGCGAAGAGGTTagcttttcttattttttgattttgatatgccattttctttctattgcTCATTCTCCCCTTCCATTCTCATCAAGAtcatgaagaaaaaggaaatctttcatttacttttttaattaatctacATTGTGCTCAATGTCATTACAACCAGGGTTTTAAATAACTCTATCATGAAATATATCGGTATTGGAAATGGTGTAACAATATTGGTCCGAATCCGATGGTATCAGACCCAAATGACTGCTGTTActgtgaattttttaaaaacaattcTCACTCAAATGGGTATATTGGCTAAAAACTATTTAGTGAAGAGTCTCTTTAGATTTgggaagctaaaaagaaggGTTGGATTTAAAAAATGTAGGCAGAGtttgaaaatcaaaaagaGATTGAGTTGTTCCCTAATCCTTTGTAGCATATCGTTAAATAACGTATCGGGAGGCCAAATTCCTGTTACAAAACAGGAGATATTTAATGTATCATTGTTATTTAAAACCATGATTacaacttcttcttctttttatatttttaatcttgcATGGAATGaggaaaatttttaaaatattatgagtTCAATTTCACAATTCTAGGATAAAATGTAGAAGGATTTTAAATTAGTATTGTGGTTGCATGTGTGACTTTGAGAAGCTACAATTTACTTGCTAGCAATCAAATGTTGGCATTATCTCCCTCTCTTTCTTCATTGTGGCAGAGTGTTGAGCAAATTGTGAATAGGGCTGACCGTCTAAGTATTGGTGTGGAGGAACTTTTCTTGTATTCAAGTACTGATATTGAGGTAACCGTCTGGAACCATCCTAACTTTTCTTGTCCTTTccatatcatttattttatgtgtttgTGAATTCATTGTACTACATTTCTATTTTGATGTAAATCATGCCATTGGCTTAGTTATCATGTGCGCCAAATCTATCTTCAGGGCAACATGAATCAATAGGAAGGGCATTCTTTGTAGACATCTTGATCTGAAAGGCTTTTGTACAAAACTTAATAACTTATAGTAATAGCTATAATTTGCTCTCTTTCAGGACATATTAGCAAAAATTCAGCCTCTATCCCCTTGTGCTCTAATAATTGATTCGATTCAGACAGCTTATATACAAGGAGTTAGTGGAAGTGCTGGAGGAATATCTCAGGTTTGAATGATTAGGCACCATATCCAACCAATAGTTCAACTCATTTGGCACGTGCTttacttttctctcttttaccATTATGTATGGAAATATTTGTTACCCATAATAGCATTTTGTTTTTTGAAGTAAATATTGCATGTAATCCATCCACTTCTCAGATGAAGCTATGGTTAGACCATAAAGTTCAGTATGCGTTGCTGAACTATAATAGTAGTGTCTGGATGTGTGTAACAGGTTAAGGAATGCACATCAGCTTTGCTGCGTTTTGCCAAgaagacaaatataccagttcTTTTGGTGAGCGTAAATTGTTTCAAATGCGTTAATTGTATCTCCATATTTATTAATGTCTTAGACATTGGAAGTAAGaacatatgaaaaataattatctctaGTTGATATATTGGAGTAGAGATCAAATTTCTTGCTTAGATTCTGGTGTTTTAATACATGTATATACAATGCTCCCTCATAGATCGTAGGTCAGATGAATGTAAATTAgtgcattattttatattcttctatTTGGTGCTTTGGACTTTAATCTCTTTAGTGGAGAAAGTTAGAAAATGACTCTACtgattaaatatgatttaaatGATTACACCAAGCATCATCACAATTTTAGGTTTTAAACAACGGCtgttacatttttttattttggacaTTGCTATGTTAGAGCCCATTTTGCCATAGATATTTGAGAATCATACATGAAATTGTTCGTTACAATTGTCACACCCTATAATGGCCATTACACTTTATGCACTGCTTTTTttcaaacttatttttaattaagtgcTCTATAGAAATATCTTTTGGATTCTCATATTCCAAGTGGTTCCAATAATTAGGTTCGAAACTTCATGtgccatttcttcttttagttAGATATGTCACTCTTGTGTATCACCTTTATTTATGAGGAGTCTATAGATCATTTGCTTTGTCATCCTCAGTTTCTTTACCTTTCTTCTTCGCTTTTGAATGATACTTTCTTGCTTTATTCATAGCTGGTATTATCATGATGACTATTGTTAAGTAATGTCCAATGTTTAACTTAcatggaaaatatttaatgcTTATGTGatcttttgattattttgttCCAAATATTTCACAGGTTGGACATGTGACGAAGTCTGGTGATATAGCAGGACCTCGGGTCTTGGAGCACATTGTTGATGTTGTTTTATATTTGGAAGTTGGTACCTTCtcacattttcttttactgGATTGTTGGTTAAGCTAACATTTGGTTGCATTGGGTTTCTTTTTAGGGATAACTACAAAAATAGTGTTTGAACTTGTTAAGATTTGACAATTAAGTGtctaaacttttaaaagttacaattTAGTGAATGAACCCAGTAAATATTTACGATGTAGTGTATATAGCAGGTCAACAACAGGTTACAGGTTATccatatataattacataatgGTGTGccaacttattaaaatttaataatcaagtgtTTAAGCTTTTAAAAGTAACAATTTAGTGGGTTAAATACACTCAATTGTAAAAATTTACTAAGTTTATGTACCAAATTGTAACTTTTTAAGAGTTTAAATACTTgattgtcaaattttaataagttcacataccatttttgtaattattcaatttcttCTATATAGGTTACCGGTTCTATACACTTAAATGTCAATTATTTCCGGTTTTACACACTAaattgtaacttttaaaagtttaaacatttaattgtcaaatctTAACAAGTTTACACactattttttgtaattattcctttcttttgaCTATTTTCCAATTAGGCACATTTGTTATTAGTTGTTGACCATTTCTTTTCGTCTGAAGCTGCATGTTACTTTTAGATTTGCTTCAACCAATTTCACCAGGTTTCTTGAATACCTTTTATAGCATCAAAGCTGTTTCATGTTGGTATTTCTATTTGTTTTAGTGGGTTTCAAAGGCTTTTTTTTACTcctattttgatttaaatttttatgctGGTTTCTGAAGCTCACTGATCATAGCTATGTTACTGTCTATCAGGGAGAGAAGCACTCAACTCATCGATTACTTCGTCCTGTGAAGAATCGGTTTGGATCCACAGATGAGGTGAGCATAATAATGGTGCTAtagcttgtatttatttttagtttgtagTCAGTCACTTGAGTATCTCCCGGCTCACTTGGGAGCTTTTTGATTAGCTTCCTCATGTTAGTTATCTACCTTGCACTTCTAATTTCTTGCTGCAACCTATGCATAATAAGCATGGTCTCATTCCTTTACCAGCTTAGGCAATGCTTGCATGAGAAACATTGTCATTTGGTGACATTTGAATATTATTGCACTTGTTCTTAACCTGAAAACttg is a genomic window containing:
- the LOC8273760 gene encoding DNA repair protein RadA, with translation MQFIDMKAMKSLYNHKTLFFSYPIKAPNQHCSFHFRSPQFHSTALRFLAGGSVDPSTGSDSSDKTQNAPQVWSFYNPLTSTIETQRSTNNSNSSNNKNDQESVPGLSNLKIRVSDNESEILNNRDINKMGLTRYSNENEELINEKRYASLKKADLVDNIVSNNNRKKGRSKVIYVCESCGNEDGQWWGICRSCGKAGTMKQFSDRDDRSGNSRVSGAEVTENMVRSWLPQKVSQTQPLRLKDVNQRMNQLNWRIPLPGLFGSEVARVLGGGVVPGSLILIGGDPGVGKSTLLLQVAAIIAEGQDVGKRDPVVYVSGEESVEQIVNRADRLSIGVEELFLYSSTDIEDILAKIQPLSPCALIIDSIQTAYIQGVSGSAGGISQVKECTSALLRFAKKTNIPVLLVGHVTKSGDIAGPRVLEHIVDVVLYLEGEKHSTHRLLRPVKNRFGSTDELGVFEMSQSGLQSVSNPSEIFLSEQYLGSEVLVGLAVAVIMDGSRSFLIEIQALCATGSSVSRHVNGIQANRADMIISVLKKQAGLMLQDNDIFLNVVSGVTLTETAGDLAIAAAICSSFLEFPIPNNVAFIGEIGLGGELRTVPRMEKRVHTVAKLGYKMCIVPKSANKYLSNLAFEGIQIIGCANLRQVIDAVFTKQR